A window of the Desulfobacula toluolica Tol2 genome harbors these coding sequences:
- a CDS encoding response regulator — MTNKISASRKNILVVDDTQENLKFMVKILGDEGYNVRPALNGELAITAARKKTPDLILLDIMMPVMNGYQVAEKLKKDKRLKDVPIIFISALDTLEDKVKSFSAGGVDYVTKPFQEKELLARIKTHLTLQKLKKDLKNRNNHLEQINTKLQSALDEIKTLKGILPICASCKKIRDDSGYWNQIEEYIQNHSEAEFSHGLCPECSEKLYGEEEWYIEIKNQQK, encoded by the coding sequence TTGACGAATAAAATTTCAGCATCCAGGAAAAACATCCTTGTAGTTGATGATACACAGGAAAATCTAAAATTTATGGTCAAAATCTTAGGGGATGAAGGCTACAACGTCCGCCCTGCATTAAACGGTGAACTGGCAATTACTGCTGCCCGGAAAAAAACACCGGATTTAATTTTACTGGATATCATGATGCCGGTGATGAACGGATATCAGGTGGCGGAAAAATTAAAAAAAGACAAAAGATTAAAAGATGTTCCCATCATTTTTATCAGTGCCCTGGATACTTTGGAGGACAAAGTGAAAAGTTTTTCTGCCGGTGGTGTGGATTATGTTACAAAACCATTTCAGGAAAAAGAGCTGCTGGCCAGAATAAAAACCCACCTGACCCTTCAAAAATTAAAAAAAGATCTTAAAAACCGGAACAACCATTTGGAGCAAATAAATACAAAACTGCAGTCCGCCCTGGATGAAATCAAAACGTTAAAAGGAATTCTTCCTATTTGCGCTTCCTGTAAAAAAATCCGGGACGATTCAGGATACTGGAATCAAATAGAAGAGTATATTCAAAATCACTCGGAAGCAGAATTCAGCCATGGGCTGTGTCCTGAATGCTCAGAAAAATTATATGGCGAAGAAGAATGGTATATTGAAATTAAAAATCAGCAAAAATAA